The proteins below come from a single bacterium genomic window:
- a CDS encoding SAM-dependent chlorinase/fluorinase, whose product MSVPLIALLTDFGRGGPYIGALRGAVLQRCRDAHLVDVTHSVPPHDILAASFVLAAAAPYFPWGTIFLAVVDPGVGGPRRAIAARGRGRVYIGPDNGIFTLLEDDGEIRDWREIDPELFNLGPVSPTFHGRDLFAPVAGVLASGLPFEKVGAAIVDPVRLPLAEPHVEGNELVLQALHVDSFGNVTMHVKGPELRALLEGTGASGIEVPGHGPARCVRTYSEGPKDGPFFLWGSSGRLELAMDRRSAAERLGIVAGTELRFPLVLKDRASS is encoded by the coding sequence ATGTCCGTGCCGCTGATCGCTCTCTTGACCGACTTCGGCCGGGGCGGGCCGTACATCGGCGCGCTGCGCGGGGCGGTTCTCCAGCGCTGCCGCGACGCGCACCTCGTGGACGTGACCCACTCGGTTCCGCCGCACGACATCCTCGCCGCCTCGTTCGTCCTCGCCGCGGCGGCGCCGTACTTCCCGTGGGGCACGATCTTCCTCGCCGTCGTGGACCCCGGCGTCGGCGGCCCGCGGCGGGCGATCGCCGCCCGCGGCCGCGGGCGGGTCTACATCGGCCCGGACAACGGGATCTTCACGTTGCTCGAGGATGACGGCGAGATCCGCGATTGGCGCGAGATCGACCCGGAGCTGTTCAACCTCGGCCCGGTCAGCCCGACGTTCCACGGACGGGACCTCTTCGCCCCCGTCGCGGGCGTTCTCGCCTCCGGCCTCCCGTTCGAGAAGGTCGGCGCGGCGATCGTCGATCCGGTCCGCCTGCCGCTCGCCGAGCCGCACGTCGAAGGGAACGAACTCGTCCTGCAGGCGCTGCACGTCGATTCGTTCGGCAACGTGACGATGCACGTGAAGGGCCCGGAGCTGCGCGCGCTGCTCGAGGGGACCGGCGCGTCGGGAATCGAGGTTCCTGGACACGGCCCGGCGCGCTGCGTGCGGACCTACAGCGAGGGGCCGAAGGACGGTCCGTTCTTCCTCTGGGGTTCGTCGGGCCGGCTGGAACTGGCGATGGACCGCCGCTCGGCGGCGGAGCGGCTCGGCATCGTCGCCGGAACGGAGCTCCGTTTTCCGCTGGTCCTGAAGGACCGCGCCTCCTCGTGA